CGACATCGAATATCGACAATATCACATCAAGGCGAATTGACACCGACCAGCTTATGGCGAAAATAGAAGAAGAACTTTATAGCAGCGGTCAGGTGGTAATGACTTCGGCAGTAGGGGGCAGAAGCTCAGTTGATAAAATGGTTCACGATATCAGGGACGTGCGGGATTCACAATACAGTGATGAGTTCAAGAGTGAAACGCTTGTCGAAAAAGAACAGTTAATCGCGCCTGAGTTAAGCATATCGGGCAAAATTTTTCAAAACAGCCTGAGATATGACAAAGACCACGTACAGCAGGAATATTATTTCCAGCTAAAAGTTACGGAACTTGCCAGCGGTCTCAGAAAATGGCAAAAAGAAGTTCTTATCGGCAAACGCGGCAAAATTACCGAGGTTGATTTAGATTAACCTGCAAGGAGAGAAAGATGAGAAATGCATATTTATTTTTCTTTGTTTTGATACTTGTCGCAAGCGCGTTTTGTGCGACTTCCACGACAGAAATCCAGACAAAAGGGCAAGGCGGCAGCCGGGATGAGGCGATTAACAGTGCGCTCATCGGTGCGATTGCGCAGGTAAACGGAGCGGAGATTAATACCGCAGACGTTAATTATGAGTTAGTAAAAGCTGATTTAAGCGGAACCGGCAATAACCAGACAGTTATAGTGCTCGATTCGGTACCGAAGGAGACAAACGAAAAAGTCAGGGTGTCAGGATTTATAAAAACCTACGAAATACTGGAAGAAAGAAAAATCGACGACGGCCTTTACGAAGTAGTGCTCAAAGCATTAGTTTACGATTATCCGTCGGCTGAGCAGAACAACAGGTACAGTCTTGCGGTTATGCCGATACAAACGCTGGAGCAAAATTATAATTTTGACGGCAAGGATGTGCAAGCCAATGAATTATCAGAAAGACTGGGGCATAAAATCAGTACGGCACTGGCTAATACCAACAAATTCTCAATACTCAGCGAAGATTTTGTAACAGGTTTCAATAAAAACCAAAGCAGTGCTGATTCAAGCGAACTTGGCATAAAAGAAAAACCCAAAACA
The window above is part of the Phycisphaerae bacterium genome. Proteins encoded here:
- a CDS encoding penicillin-binding protein activator LpoB, translating into MRNKILLTVFFIAATFISGCQENEVKRIDTMNDDGKEVLDLDYRDFELAAAEMTRSMIASGAFNKQGGGRYVVATSNIDNITSRRIDTDQLMAKIEEELYSSGQVVMTSAVGGRSSVDKMVHDIRDVRDSQYSDEFKSETLVEKEQLIAPELSISGKIFQNSLRYDKDHVQQEYYFQLKVTELASGLRKWQKEVLIGKRGKITEVDLD